One genomic region from Streptomyces sp. NBC_01304 encodes:
- a CDS encoding SRPBCC domain-containing protein — translation MNEDRIERETLIEAPLERVWSLVAQPGFWVADKASLPGTMAIEGEVMVAKNAEHGDFPVRVEKVEPPAYLAYRWTSAFPGEELREDNSTLVEFTLTQEGAQTRLRVVESGFAALAGSDELRSQNLKDHTGGWPLELDALKSRAEQPAP, via the coding sequence ATGAATGAGGACCGGATCGAGCGCGAAACCCTGATTGAGGCGCCATTGGAGCGGGTCTGGTCGCTCGTGGCCCAGCCCGGCTTCTGGGTGGCCGACAAGGCGAGCCTGCCGGGCACCATGGCCATAGAGGGGGAGGTGATGGTGGCGAAGAACGCAGAGCACGGTGACTTCCCGGTGCGCGTGGAGAAGGTCGAGCCGCCCGCATATCTGGCATACCGCTGGACCAGCGCCTTCCCGGGCGAAGAGCTGCGTGAGGACAACAGCACCCTGGTGGAGTTCACGTTGACCCAGGAAGGCGCGCAGACGCGGTTGCGGGTCGTGGAGAGCGGGTTCGCGGCACTGGCCGGGTCGGACGAACTGCGCAGCCAGAACCTGAAGGACCACACGGGCGGCTGGCCCCTGGAGCTTGACGCGCTCAAGAGCCGCGCCGAACAGCCGGCACCGTGA
- a CDS encoding SRPBCC family protein, producing MSENTHTTGFPYTVSRTMNAPVARAWQAYTTAAEWPAWFGAAEGSVEIDVRAGGAWKSTLLGPEGGEFPLTGTFLEVEEGRRIVLTMDVPGAPAEVMAITFEEDGDGVKVTIDQTNSTAEAREQAKEGSTMILAGLAAHIEA from the coding sequence ATGAGCGAGAACACCCACACCACCGGCTTCCCCTACACCGTCTCCCGCACCATGAACGCCCCGGTCGCCCGCGCCTGGCAGGCCTACACGACTGCGGCGGAGTGGCCGGCCTGGTTCGGTGCGGCCGAGGGCAGCGTGGAGATCGACGTACGGGCGGGTGGCGCCTGGAAGTCCACGCTCCTCGGGCCGGAAGGCGGGGAGTTCCCGCTCACGGGCACCTTCCTGGAGGTCGAGGAGGGGCGCCGGATCGTCCTCACCATGGACGTGCCGGGCGCGCCCGCCGAGGTCATGGCCATCACCTTCGAGGAGGACGGGGACGGCGTGAAGGTCACCATCGATCAGACCAACTCGACCGCGGAAGCACGCGAGCAGGCCAAGGAGGGCAGCACGATGATCCTTGCCGGCCTGGCCGCACACATCGAAGCGTGA